In Leptospira sp. WS58.C1, a single genomic region encodes these proteins:
- a CDS encoding MORN repeat protein: MLKRVFFSFVFIFCISPIHSFTPGKWSHTDRIILGFEKGGPTQELVKDSKGNLIYTAKYEYDPSGKLVKENYIGQDGKPDGFTKFVYKDGKILKEELYNKDGVNLESKNFGYNKAGVLSSIELVDQNGKNILTCTILSWGENGLVKEAQTEWADAKLTERFAIIKDPNKPGLFQQNIYNEDKQQAASTVLTFDSNGKLLSRMNVQGTIERMNRLIWDKDNRLQQFTYLIKQGDKWAVEKTHELVYGK; encoded by the coding sequence ATGTTAAAAAGAGTATTCTTCTCCTTCGTTTTTATTTTCTGCATCAGCCCTATCCATTCCTTCACTCCAGGAAAATGGTCTCATACGGATAGGATCATACTAGGTTTCGAAAAAGGTGGGCCAACCCAAGAACTAGTAAAAGATTCCAAAGGAAATTTGATCTATACTGCAAAGTATGAGTATGATCCTTCCGGAAAATTAGTTAAAGAAAACTATATAGGACAAGATGGAAAGCCGGACGGTTTCACTAAGTTCGTATACAAAGACGGTAAAATCCTGAAAGAAGAATTGTATAATAAAGATGGAGTAAACCTTGAGTCCAAAAACTTCGGATATAATAAAGCGGGAGTTCTTTCTTCCATCGAACTAGTCGATCAGAACGGAAAGAATATACTTACCTGCACGATCCTCTCTTGGGGTGAAAATGGTTTAGTGAAAGAAGCTCAAACCGAGTGGGCTGATGCAAAACTGACGGAAAGATTTGCGATCATTAAGGACCCAAACAAGCCAGGGTTATTTCAACAGAATATCTATAATGAAGACAAACAACAAGCGGCATCTACGGTTCTTACTTTCGATTCGAATGGAAAACTTCTGAGCCGCATGAATGTTCAGGGAACGATTGAAAGAATGAACCGGCTCATCTGGGACAAGGACAATCGATTGCAGCAGTTCACTTACTTGATCAAGCAAGGAGATAAATGGGCCGTAGAAAAAACTCATGAGCTTGTTTACGGAAAATAA
- a CDS encoding ParB/RepB/Spo0J family partition protein → MSASAKPKALGRGLGNLIPVSEERSFKEAGGEGSLKEVKLSEIRPNPDQPRRTFNEDSLRELAETIKAHGVIQPIVVKDTGSGYEIISGERRYRACKIAGFMKIPVVVKKANVQQTLEMALIENIQRENLNPIEEALAYKTLSEKSGLKITDIASRVGKNRATVSNLIRLLQLPDSVMDLVKNGRISEGHARPLLSIADRKKSEQLAYQIAEKGLTVRQVEDIVANLTEEAPVREKKKSKRKEVDIVELENKFRKKYSMKVDITHNSSSGKGKLSIAYPSLDALQKVLDALGL, encoded by the coding sequence ATGAGTGCTAGCGCAAAACCGAAAGCATTAGGAAGGGGACTCGGAAATTTAATCCCTGTTTCGGAAGAAAGATCTTTCAAAGAAGCGGGAGGAGAAGGTTCACTCAAAGAAGTAAAACTTTCCGAGATCCGTCCGAATCCCGATCAACCCAGAAGAACTTTTAACGAAGACTCTTTGCGCGAACTTGCGGAGACAATCAAGGCGCATGGAGTCATCCAACCGATCGTAGTAAAAGATACCGGTTCCGGATACGAGATCATCTCCGGAGAAAGAAGATACCGCGCGTGTAAAATCGCAGGCTTCATGAAAATTCCGGTCGTTGTTAAAAAGGCCAATGTCCAACAAACTTTGGAAATGGCTCTTATCGAAAATATTCAAAGAGAAAATCTAAACCCGATCGAAGAAGCCTTAGCTTACAAGACTCTCTCCGAAAAATCAGGATTAAAGATTACCGATATTGCATCTCGCGTCGGTAAAAATAGAGCCACTGTTTCCAATTTAATTCGTCTTTTACAATTGCCTGATTCCGTTATGGATCTGGTAAAGAACGGAAGAATATCCGAAGGTCATGCAAGACCTCTTCTCTCTATTGCGGATCGTAAAAAATCGGAGCAGCTTGCTTATCAAATTGCTGAGAAAGGTCTCACGGTTAGACAGGTAGAAGACATTGTAGCAAATCTAACGGAAGAAGCTCCGGTCAGAGAAAAGAAAAAATCCAAACGTAAAGAAGTGGATATCGTAGAGCTTGAGAATAAGTTCCGTAAAAAATATTCTATGAAAGTAGATATCACTCATAATTCTTCTTCTGGAAAAGGAAAACTTAGCATCGCGTATCCGAGTTTGGATGCTCTGCAGAAAGTTTTAGACGCTTTGGGCCTATAA
- a CDS encoding M20/M25/M40 family metallo-hydrolase: MSLKKIGITVLALIAIFVLYTIAFTEKGIKPIQPEATIPTLDYSALSEEAAKDLQSYIRIATIRGKEKEGALFLKSILEKRGIPSRIIEYPGKPDRASLIAELKGKDTTKEGLILTNHIDVVEADAKDWDIPPFSGVRKGDRIHGRGAVDVKGLGIMQLYAFLLIHEKKIPLERNLMFLAIADEESRSEYGAKFLVDKHKEIFNGYEYVWNEGGTGSKDIAIKGSKVFNIQLAEKGAVWLDLKAKSIPGHGSTPPVTYAAKSMLDFLQEVQNIGNKTMIKDETAAFFYSLGDISNFPDSFVLKRSRNPVLFLILKSVINSNRHLRAMTRNTVSITGIDSHPVGTNVITSETTGSLDIRILPGFDEKKFFEEIKALGEKYGVEVSARHLESGSISPMDGLLFRVLAGTVTAVEPGSIATPFLSPGTTDSSYLRQIGLKCYGLIPALLSSEEIDGIHGKNESMSVSQLKMGIEILFKSIIEYNHQVAK; the protein is encoded by the coding sequence ATGTCCCTCAAAAAAATCGGGATCACGGTCCTTGCTCTTATTGCGATCTTCGTACTTTATACGATCGCATTCACGGAAAAGGGGATCAAACCCATCCAACCGGAAGCAACCATTCCAACCTTAGATTACTCGGCTCTCAGTGAAGAGGCGGCAAAAGATTTACAATCTTATATTAGAATAGCAACGATCAGAGGTAAAGAGAAGGAGGGCGCACTCTTTTTGAAATCTATCTTAGAGAAAAGGGGAATTCCTTCTCGCATCATTGAATATCCTGGTAAGCCGGACAGAGCATCGCTTATTGCCGAGTTGAAAGGTAAAGATACAACGAAGGAAGGTTTAATACTTACGAATCATATCGATGTTGTAGAAGCTGATGCCAAAGATTGGGATATTCCTCCATTCTCGGGTGTAAGAAAGGGAGATCGAATTCATGGAAGAGGTGCAGTCGATGTCAAGGGTCTTGGCATCATGCAATTATATGCTTTCTTACTTATTCATGAAAAGAAGATTCCATTAGAAAGAAATTTAATGTTCCTTGCGATCGCAGACGAAGAAAGCCGCTCGGAATACGGAGCTAAATTCTTAGTAGATAAACATAAAGAAATATTTAACGGATATGAATATGTTTGGAACGAAGGTGGGACCGGATCCAAAGACATCGCAATCAAAGGATCTAAAGTTTTTAATATTCAACTGGCAGAAAAAGGTGCTGTGTGGTTGGATTTAAAAGCCAAATCTATACCCGGGCATGGAAGTACACCTCCTGTAACTTATGCTGCAAAGTCCATGTTGGATTTTTTGCAGGAAGTACAGAATATCGGAAACAAGACGATGATTAAGGATGAAACCGCCGCGTTCTTTTATTCATTAGGAGACATTAGTAATTTCCCGGATTCGTTTGTGTTAAAGAGATCTAGAAATCCGGTGTTGTTCTTGATTTTAAAAAGTGTGATCAATTCTAACCGACATCTTAGAGCAATGACTAGGAACACGGTAAGTATAACCGGGATCGATAGTCATCCGGTTGGAACGAATGTGATTACTTCCGAGACAACAGGTTCCTTAGACATCCGAATTCTTCCCGGATTTGATGAGAAAAAGTTCTTCGAAGAAATTAAAGCGCTCGGAGAAAAATACGGAGTGGAAGTTAGCGCTCGTCACTTAGAGTCCGGCAGTATTTCTCCAATGGACGGATTATTATTTAGAGTTCTTGCGGGAACCGTAACTGCTGTAGAGCCGGGATCAATCGCCACTCCATTCTTATCACCAGGGACCACGGACAGTTCTTATCTCAGACAGATCGGATTAAAATGTTACGGACTCATTCCCGCATTACTTTCCTCGGAAGAGATAGACGGAATTCATGGTAAGAATGAGAGCATGAGTGTTTCTCAGCTCAAGATGGGGATTGAAATTTTATTCAAGTCCATTATAGAATACAATCACCAAGTCGCAAAGTAG
- a CDS encoding RsmG family class I SAM-dependent methyltransferase translates to MTETETSHPDFTHDPDGIQAAVKYRFPKDAELILPLFDWELVSSFLSFLKDKNQAGGFFSKRDTNEILDRHVLESIFHVYKIRSILGSFNKMKVGDAGTGPGIPGFFFRCLVEKERPTLVLLDSQRRKLSHTENFVKENKIAGVEFLFARAEDWKTDWNLGVSRGFVPYPWSAEVLSRCIIKGGYYVPFIGKDEFDGKIEKKILKDSGFEEEKTVFLPELEFLGMRHIKFLKKVGSARQGIPRAWKLLEKESKEFYGKDSIH, encoded by the coding sequence ATGACAGAAACAGAGACAAGCCATCCGGACTTTACCCATGATCCGGATGGGATCCAAGCCGCGGTAAAATATAGATTTCCAAAAGACGCAGAACTGATCCTTCCCTTATTCGATTGGGAACTTGTCTCTTCATTCTTATCCTTCTTAAAAGATAAAAACCAAGCGGGTGGATTTTTCTCAAAAAGAGATACAAATGAGATCCTAGATCGCCATGTTTTAGAATCTATCTTTCACGTTTATAAGATCCGTAGTATACTCGGATCGTTTAACAAGATGAAGGTGGGAGATGCTGGCACTGGTCCAGGCATACCAGGCTTCTTCTTTCGTTGTTTAGTAGAGAAAGAAAGGCCTACATTGGTTCTGTTGGATTCACAAAGAAGAAAGCTCTCTCATACGGAAAACTTTGTGAAAGAAAACAAGATTGCAGGTGTTGAATTCCTTTTTGCAAGAGCGGAGGACTGGAAAACTGACTGGAATTTGGGTGTTTCTAGGGGATTCGTGCCTTACCCTTGGAGCGCAGAAGTCTTAAGTAGATGTATTATAAAAGGTGGATATTATGTCCCATTTATTGGGAAAGACGAGTTTGATGGTAAGATTGAAAAGAAGATCTTAAAGGACAGTGGTTTTGAAGAAGAGAAAACTGTCTTTTTGCCTGAACTTGAATTTTTAGGCATGCGACATATTAAATTCTTGAAAAAGGTCGGATCGGCAAGGCAAGGTATCCCTAGGGCTTGGAAGCTTCTCGAAAAGGAGAGCAAAGAATTCTATGGGAAAGATAGTATCCATTAG
- a CDS encoding ParA family protein has translation MGKIVSISNQKGGVGKTTTSINLAANLAAIGKKVLIVDFDPQGNSGSGLGFEINTLQNTSYELLIGESSAAECIKRTDIENLHIIPSNINLSGAEADLLGEENREFRLKNAIGHLRTEYDYILIDCPPSLGVLTINALSAADSVMITLQTEYFALEGLTQLMKIISLVQEKLNPSLELEGVLLTMFDKRTNLAQQVAEDVKSYFKEKVYTTVIPRNIKLSEAPSFGKSILSYDPEGIGAQSYRSLALEVAGKN, from the coding sequence ATGGGAAAGATAGTATCCATTAGTAATCAAAAAGGCGGCGTAGGAAAGACTACTACCTCCATCAATCTTGCGGCAAATCTAGCTGCGATCGGCAAAAAAGTACTGATCGTAGATTTTGATCCGCAAGGTAACTCAGGATCCGGTTTAGGATTTGAGATCAACACTCTCCAAAACACTTCTTATGAACTTTTGATCGGAGAATCTTCGGCAGCGGAATGTATCAAAAGGACCGATATCGAAAACCTTCATATCATTCCTTCCAATATCAATTTGTCGGGCGCAGAAGCCGACTTATTGGGGGAAGAAAATCGTGAGTTTCGTTTAAAAAATGCGATCGGTCATTTGAGAACCGAGTACGATTATATCCTGATCGACTGTCCTCCTTCTCTTGGTGTTCTTACCATCAATGCATTGTCTGCGGCTGATAGTGTGATGATCACTCTCCAAACGGAATATTTTGCTTTGGAAGGATTGACTCAGTTAATGAAGATCATCTCATTAGTTCAGGAAAAATTAAATCCTTCTCTCGAACTCGAAGGTGTATTGCTTACGATGTTCGATAAGAGAACCAATCTTGCGCAACAAGTTGCAGAAGATGTTAAGTCTTATTTTAAAGAGAAAGTATATACTACGGTTATCCCAAGGAACATTAAACTTTCGGAAGCCCCTTCTTTCGGTAAGTCCATTCTTTCTTATGATCCGGAAGGGATCGGAGCTCAAAGTTACAGAAGTCTCGCGTTAGAAGTCGCTGGTAAAAATTAA